In Centropristis striata isolate RG_2023a ecotype Rhode Island chromosome 1, C.striata_1.0, whole genome shotgun sequence, one DNA window encodes the following:
- the knop1 gene encoding uncharacterized protein knop1 yields the protein MKKEELKSEDNCVKKVKKNKKNSLPENKNSSVDNGSQAEVKKEKKKGKAVGIIVIDTEGDSVNGGGEKEEKRKKKKRKIVSECLNEVDGSGSDKEVSKKKKKRKEKQLADDEDLVKEEVEEKKQRKEKKGKNKSVQIEKVNIEKEEEEEQQVPKKAKKTKNKILNVRIEEQVKEKKKKKTSDEETTEALDGVSVKKIKKKAKTKVAENGVKSETPEGETGEVTEVKVKKKKKKEASTKENELGTPQIKGNNKKSKGVDKDEKSKKNKNKSTETEIVIEEEEEEEEEERVTKKKGKKGKGRKASVEVSEVEETEPKKKKRKKGEEEEQVTLSSETVAAADGDTTTEKKKKKKKKKKSSTEETQEEAESCKTTAKKMKKKIKEEVKEQHEDVVFLSEKAGNTDEVAIDQERRQALQKEIDKASQPQEPAKPTGLGQWSTAEFKSSEQQQKFLRLMGGFKKSFQPAAESSAKANANMALGRDAQQQLQQGLLGEFQRAQSRRMDFSTRGTGLGFSPPSSKKFFIDVNSRRSVHFDD from the exons ATGAAGAAGGAGGAACTGAAGAGTGAGGACAATTGTgtcaagaaagtgaagaaaaacaagaaaaactctctgcctgaaaataaaaactctaGTGTTGATAATGGGAGCCAAGCAgaggtgaaaaaagaaaagaagaaaggtaAAGCAGTTGGTATAATTGTTATAGATACAGAAGGAGATTCTGTCAATGGAGGTGGTGAAaaggaagagaagaggaaaaagaagaagaggaaaattGTCTCTGAATGTCTGAATGAAGTCGATGGTTCTGGTTCTGACAAAGAAGTcagcaaaaagaagaagaagaggaaggaaaagCAGCTGGCAGATGATGAGGATTTAGTcaaagaagaagtagaagaaaagaaacagaggaaggagaagaaaggcaaaaataaatctgtacaaatagaaaaagtaaatatagagaaagaggaggaggaagagcagcaAGTGCCAAAAAAAGCcaagaagacaaaaaacaaaattttaaatgtaagaATAGAAGAGCAAgttaaagagaagaagaagaagaaaactagTGATGAAGAAACTACTGAAGCTTTGGATGGAgtgagtgtaaaaaaaataaaaaagaaagctaAAACGAAAGTGGCTGAAAATGGAGTGAAGTCAGAAACACCTGAGGGAGAGACAGGTGAGGTCACAGAGGTAAaggtgaaaaagaagaaaaaaaaggaagcgAGTACTAAAGAAAATGAATTAGGAACGCCTCAGATCAaaggaaacaacaaaaagagcaaAGGGGTGGATAAAGATGAGAAatcaaaaaagaataaaaacaaatccacAGAGACTGAGATTGTtattgaagaagaagaagaagaagaagaagaggagagggtgacaaagaagaaaggaaagaaaggaaagggaagAAAAGCTTCTGTGGAGGTCAGTGAAGTAGAAGAGACGgagccaaagaagaagaaaaggaaaaagggagaggaggaagaacagGTCACACTCAGCAGTGAAACTGTTGCTGCAGCTGATGGAGACACGacgacagagaagaagaagaagaagaagaagaagaagaagagctccACGGAGGAAACACAGGAGGAGGCCGAGAGCTGTAAAACTACtgcaaagaagatgaagaagaagattaaAGAAGAAGTGAAAGAGCAACAT GAGGACGTGGTGTTCCTGTCAGAGAAAGCAGGAAACACTGACGAGGTCGCCATCGACCAG GAAAGAAGACAGGCTTTACAGAAGGAGATTGATAAAGCATCTCAACCTCAAGAACCAGCCAAACCTACG GGACTGGGCCAGTGGAGCACCGCCGAGTTCAAAAGCTccgagcagcagcagaagttCCTCCGGCTGATGGGCGGCTTCAAGAAGAGTTTCCAGCCGGCAGCAGAGAGCAGCGCTAAGGCTAACGCTAACATGGCTCTGGGGAGAGACgcccagcagcagctgcagcaaggCCTGCTGGGAGAGTTTCAACGGGCTCAGTCACGCAGGATGGACTTCAGCACCAGGGGGACAGGACTCGGGTTCTCCCCACCGTCCAGTAAGAAGTTCTTCATCGACGTTAATTCACGTCGATCGGTTCACTTTGATGATTGA